From one Felis catus isolate Fca126 chromosome E2, F.catus_Fca126_mat1.0, whole genome shotgun sequence genomic stretch:
- the LYPD3 gene encoding ly6/PLAUR domain-containing protein 3, with amino-acid sequence MDPARKAGAQAVIWTTGWLLLLSLLLGEGARALECYSCVQKADDGCSPQKTKTVKCAPGVDVCTEAVGAVETIHGQFSVAVRGCGSGLPGKNDRGLDLHGLLAFMQLQQCAQDRCNAKLNLTSRALNPAGNESAYPSNGAECYSCVGLSHEACRGTAPPVVSCYNASERVYKGCFDGNVTLTAANVTVSLPVRGCVQDEFCTRDAVTGPGFTLSGSCCQGSRCNSDLHNKTFFSPRIPPLVLLPPPKPTTQAPTTSVTTSTPAPTTLVSATKPTTASQTSPREVHPETSQKEESGLAGGAAGHQDRRNMGQHPTGGGAHNKGSSTSSAGLAALVLALAAGTLP; translated from the exons ATGGACCCTGCCAGGAAAGCAGGCGCCCAGGCAGTGATCTGGACCACGGGCTGGCTGCTGCTGTTGTCGCTGCTGCTTGGAGAAG GAGCGCGGGCCCTGGAGTGCTACAGCTGCGTGCAGAAAGCAGATGACGGATGCTCTCCGCAGAAGACCAAGACCGTGAAGTGCGCGCCGGGCGTGGACGTCTGCACAGAGGCCGTGGGGGCGGTGGAGACCA TCCACGGGCAGTTCTCGGTGGCAGTGCGGGGCTGCGGGTCCGGACTCCCGGGCAAGAATGACCGCGGACTGGATCTTCACGGGCTTCTGGCCTTTATGCAGCTGCAGCAATGCGCCCAGGACCGCTGCAACGCCAAACTCAACCTCACGTCGCGAGCGCTCAACCCCGCAG GCAATGAGAGTGCGTACCCGTCCAACGGTGCCGAGTGTTACAGCTGCGTGGGGCTGAGCCACGAGGCGTGCCGCGGCACGGCTCCACCTGTCGTGAGCTGCTACAACGCCAGTGAGCGCGTCTACAAGGGCTGTTTCGACGGTAACGTCACCCTGACGGCAG CTAATGTGACTGTATCCTTGCCTGTGCGGGGTTGTGTCCAGGACGAGTTCTGCACGCGGGATGCAGTGACAGGCCCAGGGTTCACACTCAGTGGCTCCTGCTGCCAGGGGTCCCGCTGTAACTCGGACCTCCACAACAAGACCTTTTTCTCCCCTCGGATCCCACCCCTTGTCCTGCTGCCCCCTCCTAAGCCCACCACTCAGGCCCCAACCACCTCTGTCACAACCTCTACTCCAGCCCCAACCACTCTTGTCTCTGCCACTAAACCCACCACAGCCAGCCAGACTTCCCCACGGGAAGTACATCCTGAGACCTCTCAGAAAGAGGAATCTGGCTTGGCTGGAGGTGCCGCTGGCCACCAGGACCGCAGGAATATGGGGCAGCACCCTACAGGAGGGGGGGCCCATAATAAAGGCTCTTCAACTTCCTCGGCTGGGTTGGCAGCTCTAGTGTTGGCCTTGGCTGCTGGCACCCTACCATGA